A window of Stutzerimonas stutzeri genomic DNA:
CGGCTTGCATTCGGTTGAGGTCAGCCATCCAGCCGATTGTCGGGTTGCGGTAGCCGCTGGCGGGGTAGGCGATGGTCTTGAAACGCTCATAGGCCAGCGAGCTGGGCTTGTCATCGGTGCGCAGGCGACGTTCTTCCTTGATCACCTCGATTTCGCGAGCGAACTCGTCAGGCGGCAGCTTGAGACTGGCCAGGCGATCGGCTTCGAGCTCGAACGCCACGGGCAGGCGATCACGCGCCAGCACTTGGTAGTAGGCGGTGTAGTCATCGCTGGTGAAGGCGTTTTCCTCGGCGCCGAGCTCGCGCAGGATGCGCGAAGCCTCGCCTGCATCGAGCTTGCGGCTGCCCTTGAACATCATGTGCTCGAGGGCGTGAGAGAGACCGGTCTGGCCGGCCGTCTCGTAGCTGGAACCAACTTTGTACCAGAGCTGGGAGACCACCACCGGCGCGCGATGATCCTCGCGAACGATGACCTTCAGACCGTTGTCGAGGAAGAACTCGTGGGTTGGCTGATTGTCTGCTGCTGCCAGCAGGGGCAGATAAAAGGCTCCGAGCAGCAGGGCGGCGGCGCGGCGTAACATCAGAGGCATAGTCGGGACTCGTCCAGTTGGTGTCCGCCACGGCAGACTGGCAGGGCGGCAACACGGCAGCCATGGTACTGGCGCGTGCGGATCAGGCAAAGCCGGGATATCCGCCGCTGAACCTGCCCTGATGCAGGAACCCGCGCTTAGCGCACCCGCTTTGCGAGGTGCTAGGATAGAGCCCGTTTGGCCGGCAGCGTGGCTGCTGGCGTATCGCATCCTTGAGAATACCTTCTCCATGTTTGGTTCCAACGACGACAAGAAGACGCCGGCCGATCCCGGCGAAAAGAAAGGCCTGTTTGGTTGGCTGCGCAAGAAACCGCAGCAGCCGGTAGACGAGCAGCCTGCCGCCGAGCCGCGGGAAGGCAGCCTGCCACATGCCGAGCAGCCTGAGGCCGACATCGAACAACCGGCAATCGATGCCCCCGAAGTATTGCCCGAGCGGCCAGTCGAAGCCGAAATACTCCCAGAGCCAGAGCCAGAGCCAGAGCCAGAGCCAGAGCCAGAGCCAGAGCCAGAGCCGGAAATAGCGCCGGTGCCGGTGGTAGCGGCTGCGCCCGTGGAAGCGCCGGCCAAGCTGGGCTTCTTCGCCCGCCTCAAGCAGGGGCTGTCCAAGACCAGCTCCAGCATCGGCGAAGGCATGGCCAGCCTGTTTCTCGGCAAGAAGGCCATCGATGACGACCTCCTCGACGAGCTGGAAACCCGCCTGCTGACCGCCGACGTCGGTGTCGAGGCGACCACTGCTATCATGCAGAACCTCACCCGGCGTGTCTCGCGCAAAGAGCTAGCCGACAGCGGCGCGCTCTATACGGCGCTGCAGGAAGAGCTTGCCGGTCTGCTCAAACCGGTCGAGCAACCGCTCGTGGTCGACAGCGGCAAGCGCCCCTACGTCATCCTCGTGGTCGGCGTGAACGGTGTAGGCAAGACCACCACCATCGGCAAGCTGGCGAAGAAACTGCAGCTTGAAGGCCAGAAGGTCATGCTCGCCGCTGGCGATACCTTCCGTGCCGCGGCGGTGGAGCAATTGCAGATATGGGGCGAGCGCAACAGCATTCCGGTGATCGCCCAGCACACCGGTGCGGACTCCGCCTCGGTGATCTTCGACGCGGTGCAGGCAGCGAAGTCGCGCGGTGTCGACGTGCTGATCGCCGATACGGCGGGTCGTCTGCATACCAAGGACAACCTGATGGAAGAGCTGAAGAAGGTTCGTCGGGTCATGGGCAAGCTCGACGAATCGGCTCCGCACGAAGTGCTGCTGGTGCTCGACGCCGGCACCGGCCAGAACGCCATCAACCAGACCCGGCAGTTCAACCAGGCGGTCGAACTGACCGGCCTGGTGCTGACCAAGCTCGACGGTACCGCCAAGGGCGGGGTGATTTTCGCGCTGGCCAAGCAGTTCGGCACGCCGATCCGTTACATCGGCGTGGGCGAAGGGATCGACGACTTGCGCACCTTCGAGGCCGATGCATTCGTCAAAGCGCTTTTCGCCCAGCGGGAAGACGCATGATCCGTTTCGAACAGGTCGGCAAACGCTACCCAAACGGCCACGTCGGGTTGCACGAGCTTTCCTTCCAGGTCCGCCGCGGCGAATTCCTCTTTGTCACCGGCCATTCCGGTGCCGGCAAAAGCACGCTGCTGCGGCTGTTGCTGGCGATGGAGCGTCCTACCAGCGGCAAGCTGCTGCTGGCCGGGCAGGACCTGTCGCGTATCACCAACTCACAGATTCCCTTCCTGCGCCGACAGATCGGTGTGGTGTTCCAGAACCATCAGCTGCTGTTCGACCGCACCGTGTTCGATAACGTCGCCCTGCCGTTGCAGATCCTCGGTCTCAACAAGCGCGAGATCGGTCAGCGGGTAATGACTGCACTGGAGCGCGTCAGCCTCAAGGACAAGGCGCTGCAGTATCCGGCTGATCTTTCCACCGGTCAGCAGCAGCGTGTCGGCATCGCCCGGGCCGTGGTGCATCGCCCGGCCTTGCTGCTGGCCGACGAACCCACCGGCAACCTCGACCCGCGACTGGCGGCAGAAATCATGGGCGTTTTCGAAGACATTAATCGTCTCGGCACTACCGTGCTGATCGCCAGTCACGATCTGGCGCTGATCGCGCGGATGCGTCATCGCATGCTGACGCTGCAGCGCGGTCGCCTGATCGGTGACGGGGAGGCTAGCCGATGAGCAGCGAACACAAGCCCAAAACCAACCCGAGCACGGCCGAGCGTATCGGCGGCTCGGTGAAGAAACCCGAGCAGCCGCGCGGCGACGAGCCGGATTTCAAGACGCTGTTTCACGCCTGGCTGGAAAGCCATCGCGCCAGCTTGGTGGACAGCGTCGGTCGTCTGTTCAAACAGCCGATCGGCAGCTTCTTCACCTGCCTGGTCATGGCGGTGGCGCTAAGCCTGCCGATGGGCCTGGCGCTGCTGCTGGACAACGTCGAGCGGCTCGGCGGTTCCTGGCAGCGCGCGGCGCAGATTTCGCTGTTCATGCAGCTGGACGTGGACGTGGACGCGGGTGCCGGTGAACGCTTGCGCGACGAGGTTGCCGAAATGCCCGATGTGGCAACGGCGGATTGGGTCAGCCGTGAGCAGGCGCTGGAAGAATTCCAACAGCTTTCCGGCCTCGGCGAAGCGCTCAAGGAACTGCCGGAGAATCCTTTGCCGGGCGTGATCGTGGTAACGCCCAACGAAGTGGACAAGGACAAGCTCGAAGCACTGCGCCTGCAGCTGGCCGAGCTGCCTGGCGTGCAGCAGGCGCAGCTGGATCTGCTTTGGGTCGAACGCCTGACCGCCATCCTCAAGCTCGGCGACCGCTTCGTCTTCGGTCTGACCTTGTTGCTAATTGCCACGCTACTGTTGGTGATCGGCAATACCATTCGCCTGCACATCGAGAACCGCCGTACCGAGATCGAAGTGGTCAAATTGGTCGGCGGCACCGACGGTTACGTGCGCCGGCCCTTCCTCTACATGGGCGCCATATACGGCCTGGGCGCCGGCCTGATCGCCTGGCTGCTGCTTGCTTACGGGCTCGGCTGGCTGAACGAGGCGGTGGTTAGTCTGGCGGGCCTTTACGGCAGCGATTTCGGTCTGGGAGGCGTTCCCTCCGGCGATGCGTTGTCCTTGGTGATTGGCGCGGTGCTGCTTGGATACATCGGCGCCTGGCTGGCAGTTGCAAGGCACCTGAGCGAGCTGGCTCCTAGATAAATTCCTTTTAATAACAATGACTTGATTGTATGTCTGTGGAACTTTTCCACAGGCTTGCAGTCTCATGCGGCAATGCTAAACTGCTGCAGCTTCGTCATTGGAGGTACTGCATGACAACTACTCTGCAACCTGTTCAAGCGCTAGTCCCTGGAGCCAATCTCGAGGCCTACGTGCAGACCGTGAACAGCCTTCCGCTGCTTACCGTCGAGCAGGAGCGCGAGCTGGCCGGGCGCCTCTTCTACCATCAGGATCTCGAAGCAGCCCGGCAAATGGTGCTGGCGCACCTGCGTTTCGTTGTTCATATCGCCCGCAGCTATTCCGGCTACGGACTGGCCCAGGCCGACCTAATCCAGGAAGGCAATGTCGGCCTGATGAAGGCGGTCAAGCGTTTCAACCCTGAGATGGGCGTGCGGCTGGTGTCCTTTGCCGTGCACTGGATTCGCGCCGAAATCCACGAGTTCATCCTGCGTAACTGGCGCATCGTCAAGGTCGCGACCACCAAGGCGCAGCGCAAACTGTTCTTCAATCTGCGCAGCCAGAAGAAGCGTCTGGCCTGGCTGAACAACGATGAAGTGACCGCCGTGGCCGATAGCCTGGGCGTTGAGCCACATGAAGTGCGCGAGATGGAAAGCCGCCTGACCGGCCATGACATGGCGTTCGATCCGGCAGCCGATGCTGACGACGACAGCGCCTACCAGTCGCCGGCGCACTATCTGGAAGACCATCGCTACGATCCGGCCCGTCAGTTGGAAGACGCCGACTGGAGCGATAGCTCAACCTCCAGCCTGCACACCGCGCTCGAGGCGCTGGACGAGCGCAGCCGGGACATTCTCCAGCAGCGCTGGCTGAACGAGAACAAGGCCACCCTGCACGACCTGGCAGCCAAGTACAGCGTGTCAGCTGAGCGTATTCGTCAGCTGGAAAAGAATGCGATGAACAAGCTGAAGGGCTCGATTCAGGCCTGACGTGCATCGGCGGAAGCGGAATACGAATCGCGGGTAGCCCATCGGCTCCCGCGATTTTTTTTGCCTAGCCGTTGCCGCCGCCTGCTATCGGGGTGCGTTTCTGGCCTGACGGATATTGTTCCGTGCTTTTTCCACAGCGACCAGCAGCTGGGCATTGGTGATCGGTTTGTGCAGCCAGACGATCCACTCGGGGAACTGCGCCTGTTCGAATTGATGCGCGGCCGAGATTACGACAATCGGTAGATCCTGCATGGCGGGCTTGCCTCGCAGCTCGTCGATCAGCTGCATGCCGCTGCCATCGGGCAGGTGCAGGTCGAGCGTCATGGCCTCGTAGCGTCCCGAGGCGAGCTTCTCGCGGGCCTGATGCAGGCTTTGTACCCGCTCCACGCCATAGCCGCCTTCGCGCAGCATCATATGCAGCAGGCGACCAGTATCCGGTTCGTCTTCGACTACTAGGATTCGAGGCTGGCCATCACCGCTGTCCGCTTCGTTGGACGGGATCTGGATTGGAAGTTCGCACCAGAACGTGGTGCCCTGTCCGGGTGGGCAATCGAAGCCGACAGTGCCGCCCATTCGCTCGATCAGCTCTTTGGTGATTGCAAGTCCCAGCCCTGTGCCGGACTTCTGCCGACTGTCGGATGCGTCTGCCTGGGCGAATTTCTCGAATACGCGCGAGCGGAACGCCTCCGGAATGCCGGGCCCCTGGTCGGTGACGCTGATACGCACCCTGGTTCCGCGCAGGCTGCTGTGCAGGCGAATCAGTCCTCGCTCTGGGGTGAACTTGACGGCATTGGAAAGGAAATTGCCAAGAACTTGCTGCAGGCGCATCCCATCTACCCAGACGAGCGCATCGCTCGGATGCTCGAGGGTACAGCGCACACCATGCTGCTCGCAGAGCGCCTGGTTGCTGACCAGCGATTCCTCGAGCAGATCGCCAAGTGAATGCTCGCGCAGCTCGAAGGACATCTTGCCGGCGGCAATCTTTTCCATGTCCAGCAGGTCGTTGATCAGATGCCCCAGGCGCAAGCTGTTGCGGTAGGCGATCTCGAGCATCTGCTGCATGGGCGCAGGGGCGGCGCCAAGTGCGCCGCCGACGATCAGGCCGAGTGCGCCACTGATGGATGTGAGGGGAGTGCGCAGCTCATGGCTGACGGTGGAGACGAAGTCGTTTTTCATCTGCTCGACGCGCTTGCGTTCCGTCAGGTCCATCAGCGTTCCGCTGATACGCTGTGCCATGCCCTGCTGATCACGCTGGATATAGCCGCGCAACAGTACCGGCACAATATGGCCATGCTTGTGCTGCAGGCGCAGCTCGGTGGTGAAATGGTCGGCATTGGAAAGCATGGTTTGCGCCAGCCGCGCCTTCTGTTGCGCCAGGTCTTCGGCAACGGTTACACGTTCCCACAACCTCAGGTCACAGCTCAGCTCATTCGGCCGGTAGCCGAGCATCTCCCATGCGCGGGGCGAGGCGAACATGCTGCCGGCTTCCAGATCCAGATCCCACAGGCCATCGTTGCTGCCTTTGAGCGCCAGCGAAAGGCGCTCCTCACTCAGGCGTAGGTCATGTCTGCTTTGGCGGATGTGACGGGTCATCTCCTTCGCCAGCGCCTGCGCTCGGCTGTGGCGCAATGCCAGCGATGATGTCAGGAGAAATACCAGCAGGCTCAAGCCAAGCCCGAGACCGAACACCAGTACTTCGTTGGCGTGAAAACGCTCTTCGAACTCGGGGCGGCTATCCATGCGCAGGGTCCAGGTCTGACCGTACAGCTCCAGCTGCTGGAGTTTGCTGTAGCGTGCGCTGCCGGCCTCGGGTGCCTCGCTTGAGGCATAGAGCAGGTGGTCAGGCTGTTCGCCGGCGCTGGCGTAGATGTGCAGCGCCAGAGGTAGGTCGGCGGCGCGCAGGATACCGCGCATCAGGTCATCGACCCGATACGGGCTGTAGACGAAGCCTATCAAGGCCTGTTGGCGCTGCTCCGGCGTGCTCGCTAGCGTCCCCGGCCGGTATACCGGCACATAGAGCAATATTCCGGCCTGAACATTGCCGTGCGTTTCCTGCAACAACGTCACTTTTCCGGTAATGCTGGTCTCGCCTAGCGCTGCGGCACGCTGCATGGCTCGGCGGCGAGTCGGCTCGGAGTACATGTCGTAGCCAAATGCGATCAGGTTACGGCCGAGGAAGGGCTCCAGATAAATGATCGAGGTATAGAGTTCGCGCTCGCCAGCGGGATGAATGTCATATTCGGGAAAGCCCTGCGCGCGGATGCGGGCGACGAAGGCATCGCGTTGCTCATGCGCAATCGCCTGGCTGAAGCCGACGCCCTGGATGCCGGGATAGCGGTCAGGCAGTAACAGGCGTTCGACGTACTTGCGCCATTGTTCGCGGCTAACATCTTCTACGGCATCGAAAAGGCCCGCGCCGCCGAGCAGAATCTGTTCATGGTCACGTAGACGTTTGCGGATCGCCTCGGTGACCTTGTCGCCGAGCATCTGGAATTGCTGCTGTGCCGCGCGGTCTTCGTTGGCGCGCAAGCTTTGCCAGACCACCACCTGCACCAGCAGCATGAACGCCAGCATTGCCCAGGCGATGCCGTTCCGCCAGCTGAACAGCTGACGCAAGCCATAGGGCGGACTGTGGTGTATCGCTGCTGGGTCGCTCATCATGTTCGCTGTGGTACGCGGTATTTGCCGCATGACGCTCGCTAGGTCAGGACTGGCTCGGGTCGCTACGGGGAAGCCAGTATGTCGCAATATCTACTGGCTCGGGCCATCGCGCTACCGGGCGCGGGGCCTGACCGTTCTGTCAGTTTACGTTCCGTGATAGCCTTTTGATATAGAGTGCTTCGTCAGTGTCTGGACGAGCAGCTCTGGCCATAACTGAGCTTGGCGGGTCGCCAGTCGATGTCGGTTGGCGGCACCGGCCGGGACAAACCGTAACCCTGCCCATAGTCGCAATTCTGGGATAGCAGGAACGCCGCCTGGTCCGCAACTTCGATGCCTTCGGCAACAACCTGCAGGCCCAGGTTGTGCGCCAGGCTTATCACCGAGCGGGTAATAGCCGCGTCCTCACGATCGTCCGGCAGGCCTCTGACGAAGCCTTGATCGATCTTCAGCTTGTGCACGTTCATCCGTTTGAGGCGCTGCAGCGATGAATAGCCGGTGCCGAAGTCGTCGATCGCCAGTTGCACACCGAGCGCGCGTAGGCGCTGCAGCAGTTCCAGAGCAGCGTCCGGATCCTGCATGACCGCGCTTTCGGTGATCTCCAGTTCCAGATGATGAGCCTCCAGGCCGCTCCTGGCGAGAATGGTGGCTACCTGCAGGTCGAGTTCGCCGTTGCCGAATAAGCGGCTGGAAATGTTCACCGCGATAAAACCGAGCGGACGTCCTTGGCCGAGCCACTCACGCGCCTGGTGGCAGGCCTGCTCCAGCACCCAGTGGTCGATGGCACTGATGAGCCCGGTTTCCTCGGCAATCGGGATGAAAACGCCCGGTGCGATCAGTCCTTTTTCCGGATGCTCCCAGCGCACCAGGGCTTCGAAGCCGCTGATGGTGCCTTGGCGCAGGTTATAGATTGGCTGAAAGTGCAGGCGCAGCTGCCCTTGCTCCAGGGCCTGTCGCAGCGCAGTCACCAGCTCCACGCGCTGGCGCGCCTGGCTGGTCAGTTCCTGCGAATAGAATGCATAGGTCGAGCGGCCGCTGCTCTTGGCCTTGAACAGTGCCGAGTCGGCATTGCGCATCAGTTGCTCGACGTTCTGCACGTCGGTCGGATAGGGGTAGAGCACGATGCCGATGCTGGCGCTGCTGAAAAGCTCCTGCTCAGCTATATGAAAAGGCTCGTTGAGGCGGTCGAGAATGCGCAGCGCCAGTGCCGTCGCCTTCTCAGCACCGTAGCCCTCGCAGAGCAGAGCGAACTCGTCACCGCCGAGCCGTCCAAGCGTCATGCCTTCTTCGATGTGCTCGCTCAGCCGTGAGCTGACCGCCTGCAGCAAGGCGTCCCCCAGGCTATGGCCAAGGCTCTCGTTGATGTCCTTGAAGTGGTCGAGGTCGATCAATAGCAGCGCGCCGCTGCGCTTGTTGGTCCGGGCTCGCTCGAGGTCCTGTTTGGCCCGCTCGTTGAACAGCAGACGGTTCGGCAGATTAACCAGCGGATCGTAGTGGGCGAGCTGGTCGAGTTCTTCGCGGGAGCGCTTCAGTGCCGAGAGGTCGGAAAAAACAGCCACGTAATGGCTGAGCTGGCCCTGATTGTCATGGATGCAACGCAGGTTCTGCCATTGCGGGTATACCTCGCCGTTCTTGCGGCGGTTCCATATCTCGCCGCTCCACTCACCCTTTTCCTTCAGCGCCAGCCACATCTGCTGATAGAACTCCGCGTCGTGCTTGCCCGAAGCGAACAATTTCGGCGTCTGCCCGAGCACCTCTTCGTTGCTGTACCCGGTGATACGGCTGAACGCGGGATTGACATGCACGATGTGCTGACGGGGGTCGGTTACCAGTACGCCTTCTTGGGTACTGTCGAATACCGCAGCCGCCTGCTTAAGACTGGTCTCCTGCACGCGCTGGGCGCGCTGCTGTTCATCGAAGCGACGAAAGTGGTGGCCGCCGAGCGTGAATATCAGCGCACTGGTAAGCGTTACGAACAGGAGGCCCTTGCCGAGCTGCCAGGCGTGGCTGTCGCCCGCGGCCAGATGGTTCACCAGCGTATCGCCGAGAACAATCCACAGGATGGCCAGACAGAAATAGCCCAGACTCAGCCGGACGAGGTATGTGTTCATCGTTGCTCTTGGGTCCGATCGAATACTGCACAGTCAAACCCCATCGCACTGGGCGAGCGGGAGGTACGTCTTGCACCGGTGGTGCTGCATCCTGCTGCGCCAGTCGTCTTGCATACTGGCTCAAAGCCAGCTCGGCCACCAGTCCGGTTGGTCGGGTTTGATCCGCTGCAGATAATGGCTGCCGCCCAACTGGCGCATCTGCTGGCGAATCCATGCCGCGCGATTGTTCACGTAGCTGCTCGGCTTGCCGGCGCTCCATTGCCGCGGGTTGGGCAGTACCGCAGCCAGCAGGCTTGCCTGACGGGTCGACAGGTACGCCGCGCCGGTTCCGAAGTGATGCTGCGCCGCTGCCTGCGCGCCGAAAACGCCATCGCCCCACTCGACGCTATTGAGATAGACCTCGAGGATGCGTTGCTTGGGCCAGAGCAACTCGATCAGCCCGGTGAACCAGGCCTCCAGGGCCTTGCGTGGCCAGCTGCGGCCCGACCAGAGGAACAGATTCTTCGCCACCTGCTGGCTCAGGGTGCTAGCACCACGCAGCGAACCGCCGCGCTCATTGTGGCTGAGCGCGGCACGTATTGCTGCGACATCGAAGCCCCAGTGGTCGGCGAACTTTTGGTCTTCGGCGGCAATCACCGCCATCTTCAGGTCTTCCGGCAGCTCGCGCCACGGGCGCCAGTCGCGCGTCAGGTCGATAGTTTCACCTGTGCGCCATGATTCGATCTTGCGCTCGATCATCAAAGCGGTGAACGGCGGAGGCACCCAACGAAACAGCAGCACCAGCAGCACGGATAGGCCGATCAACCAGAGCAGCAATTTGGACAGGCGCAGCAGAAAGTTTCGCAACATGTCACTTGGTCGTGGGCGAAAAGAGCGGGCATTATAGCGGCCGCTTGGGCCACCGACCGGAAAAGGCAATGATCCGTTGTTATCTCACACTGGCTGCTTTGTTCGGCTTCACCGGTGTCGCGCTCGGCGCCTTTGCTTCTCACGGCCTCAGAGACCAGCTGAGCACTGCTTATCTCGCCGTTTTCCAAACGGGTGTGCAGTACCAGCTGATTCATGCACTGGCGTTGTTCGGTGTTGCGTTGCTGGCCTTGCTGCGTCCCAGTCGCCTGCTGACCGCGGCCGGAACCCTGTTCATCATAGGCATCCTGCTGTTTTCCGGCAGCCTCTATCTGCTGACCCTGAGTGGCATCGGCAAGCTGGGCATGATCACGCCGATAGGCGGCACGGCCTTCCTCGCGGGCTGGCTGTGTCTGGCGGTGGCCGGCTGGCGTATACGCGGCTGATCGGGACGAACGGCCGCGGCCTTCGCGTTGGTGGCGTGGGTGATTCGGGCTAGAATGCCGTCCCCTTTTCGCAATGGCGGCGAACAGCATGCAGATTCAGTTGAATGGCGAACCCTATGAGCTGCCAGCCGGCGAGACGCTCGCCGACCTGCTGGTGCGTCTCGAACTGAGCGGCCGCCGCCTGGCTGTCGAGCTCAATCGGGACATCGTGCCACGCAGCGCACATGCGTCCACCGAGCTTAGCGACGGCGATCACGTCGAGGTTGTACACGCCATCGGTGGCGGCTAGCCGGTAGCCACCTGCCCCGAATATGCCGCCTATACGGCCCCAGCCCGCTGTATCAAGTCCGAACGAGGATTTCCCATGCGCTCAGTTCCGAACGACAAGCCCTTCATCCTGGCCGGTCGCACCTATCAGTCGCGCCTGCTGGTAGGTACCGGCAAATACAAGGATCTCGAAGAAACCCGCACGGCCATCGAGGCCTCCGGTGCCGAGATCGTTACCGTTGCGGTGCGCCGCACCAACATTGGCCAGAATCCTGGCGAGCCCAACCTGCTCGACGTGATCAGCCCCGACCGCTACACCATCCTGCCGAACACCGCTGGCTGCTACACCGCTGAGGATGCGGTGCGCACTTGCCGACTGGCCCGTGAACTGCTCGACGGTCACAAGCTGGTCAAGCTGGAAGTGCTGGCCGATCAGAAGACACTGTTTCCCAACGTGATCGAAACCCTCAAGGCGGCCGAAGTGCTGGTCAAGGACGGCTTCGACGTCATGGTGTACACCAGCGACGACCCGATAATCGCTCGTCAGCTGGCCGAGATGGGCTGCATCGCCGTGATGCCGCTGGCGGGTCTGATTGGCACCGGACTGGGCATCTGCAATCCGTACAACCTGCGCATCATCCTTGAAGAAGCCACGGTCCCCGTGCTGGTGGATGCCGGTGTCGGTACCGCATCGGACGCGACCATCGCCATGGAACTGGGCTGCGAAGCGGTGCTGATGAACAGCGCCATCGCCCATGCACAGAATCCGGTGCTGATGGCCGAGGCTATGAAGTACGCGATCGAGGCCGGCCGTCTGGCTTACCTCGCCGGGCGCATGCCGAAGAAGCTCTACGCCAGCGCCTCGTCACCGCTGGACGGGCTGATTCGCTGAAACGATTCGTGGCCGGCCCTGACCTTGCGTCGGAGCCGGCTTTTTTATTTCTCGCAGGTAGACCATGACAGAGCAAAGCCCCGCGGCCGAAGAGCAGCAAACCGAGCACCGCCGC
This region includes:
- the ftsY gene encoding signal recognition particle-docking protein FtsY; amino-acid sequence: MFGSNDDKKTPADPGEKKGLFGWLRKKPQQPVDEQPAAEPREGSLPHAEQPEADIEQPAIDAPEVLPERPVEAEILPEPEPEPEPEPEPEPEPEPEIAPVPVVAAAPVEAPAKLGFFARLKQGLSKTSSSIGEGMASLFLGKKAIDDDLLDELETRLLTADVGVEATTAIMQNLTRRVSRKELADSGALYTALQEELAGLLKPVEQPLVVDSGKRPYVILVVGVNGVGKTTTIGKLAKKLQLEGQKVMLAAGDTFRAAAVEQLQIWGERNSIPVIAQHTGADSASVIFDAVQAAKSRGVDVLIADTAGRLHTKDNLMEELKKVRRVMGKLDESAPHEVLLVLDAGTGQNAINQTRQFNQAVELTGLVLTKLDGTAKGGVIFALAKQFGTPIRYIGVGEGIDDLRTFEADAFVKALFAQREDA
- the ftsE gene encoding cell division ATP-binding protein FtsE, producing MIRFEQVGKRYPNGHVGLHELSFQVRRGEFLFVTGHSGAGKSTLLRLLLAMERPTSGKLLLAGQDLSRITNSQIPFLRRQIGVVFQNHQLLFDRTVFDNVALPLQILGLNKREIGQRVMTALERVSLKDKALQYPADLSTGQQQRVGIARAVVHRPALLLADEPTGNLDPRLAAEIMGVFEDINRLGTTVLIASHDLALIARMRHRMLTLQRGRLIGDGEASR
- the ftsX gene encoding permease-like cell division protein FtsX, with translation MSSEHKPKTNPSTAERIGGSVKKPEQPRGDEPDFKTLFHAWLESHRASLVDSVGRLFKQPIGSFFTCLVMAVALSLPMGLALLLDNVERLGGSWQRAAQISLFMQLDVDVDAGAGERLRDEVAEMPDVATADWVSREQALEEFQQLSGLGEALKELPENPLPGVIVVTPNEVDKDKLEALRLQLAELPGVQQAQLDLLWVERLTAILKLGDRFVFGLTLLLIATLLLVIGNTIRLHIENRRTEIEVVKLVGGTDGYVRRPFLYMGAIYGLGAGLIAWLLLAYGLGWLNEAVVSLAGLYGSDFGLGGVPSGDALSLVIGAVLLGYIGAWLAVARHLSELAPR
- the rpoH gene encoding RNA polymerase sigma factor RpoH, with the translated sequence MTTTLQPVQALVPGANLEAYVQTVNSLPLLTVEQERELAGRLFYHQDLEAARQMVLAHLRFVVHIARSYSGYGLAQADLIQEGNVGLMKAVKRFNPEMGVRLVSFAVHWIRAEIHEFILRNWRIVKVATTKAQRKLFFNLRSQKKRLAWLNNDEVTAVADSLGVEPHEVREMESRLTGHDMAFDPAADADDDSAYQSPAHYLEDHRYDPARQLEDADWSDSSTSSLHTALEALDERSRDILQQRWLNENKATLHDLAAKYSVSAERIRQLEKNAMNKLKGSIQA
- a CDS encoding hybrid sensor histidine kinase/response regulator; protein product: MSDPAAIHHSPPYGLRQLFSWRNGIAWAMLAFMLLVQVVVWQSLRANEDRAAQQQFQMLGDKVTEAIRKRLRDHEQILLGGAGLFDAVEDVSREQWRKYVERLLLPDRYPGIQGVGFSQAIAHEQRDAFVARIRAQGFPEYDIHPAGERELYTSIIYLEPFLGRNLIAFGYDMYSEPTRRRAMQRAAALGETSITGKVTLLQETHGNVQAGILLYVPVYRPGTLASTPEQRQQALIGFVYSPYRVDDLMRGILRAADLPLALHIYASAGEQPDHLLYASSEAPEAGSARYSKLQQLELYGQTWTLRMDSRPEFEERFHANEVLVFGLGLGLSLLVFLLTSSLALRHSRAQALAKEMTRHIRQSRHDLRLSEERLSLALKGSNDGLWDLDLEAGSMFASPRAWEMLGYRPNELSCDLRLWERVTVAEDLAQQKARLAQTMLSNADHFTTELRLQHKHGHIVPVLLRGYIQRDQQGMAQRISGTLMDLTERKRVEQMKNDFVSTVSHELRTPLTSISGALGLIVGGALGAAPAPMQQMLEIAYRNSLRLGHLINDLLDMEKIAAGKMSFELREHSLGDLLEESLVSNQALCEQHGVRCTLEHPSDALVWVDGMRLQQVLGNFLSNAVKFTPERGLIRLHSSLRGTRVRISVTDQGPGIPEAFRSRVFEKFAQADASDSRQKSGTGLGLAITKELIERMGGTVGFDCPPGQGTTFWCELPIQIPSNEADSGDGQPRILVVEDEPDTGRLLHMMLREGGYGVERVQSLHQAREKLASGRYEAMTLDLHLPDGSGMQLIDELRGKPAMQDLPIVVISAAHQFEQAQFPEWIVWLHKPITNAQLLVAVEKARNNIRQARNAPR
- the dibA gene encoding phosphodiesterase DibA, translating into MNTYLVRLSLGYFCLAILWIVLGDTLVNHLAAGDSHAWQLGKGLLFVTLTSALIFTLGGHHFRRFDEQQRAQRVQETSLKQAAAVFDSTQEGVLVTDPRQHIVHVNPAFSRITGYSNEEVLGQTPKLFASGKHDAEFYQQMWLALKEKGEWSGEIWNRRKNGEVYPQWQNLRCIHDNQGQLSHYVAVFSDLSALKRSREELDQLAHYDPLVNLPNRLLFNERAKQDLERARTNKRSGALLLIDLDHFKDINESLGHSLGDALLQAVSSRLSEHIEEGMTLGRLGGDEFALLCEGYGAEKATALALRILDRLNEPFHIAEQELFSSASIGIVLYPYPTDVQNVEQLMRNADSALFKAKSSGRSTYAFYSQELTSQARQRVELVTALRQALEQGQLRLHFQPIYNLRQGTISGFEALVRWEHPEKGLIAPGVFIPIAEETGLISAIDHWVLEQACHQAREWLGQGRPLGFIAVNISSRLFGNGELDLQVATILARSGLEAHHLELEITESAVMQDPDAALELLQRLRALGVQLAIDDFGTGYSSLQRLKRMNVHKLKIDQGFVRGLPDDREDAAITRSVISLAHNLGLQVVAEGIEVADQAAFLLSQNCDYGQGYGLSRPVPPTDIDWRPAKLSYGQSCSSRH
- the mtgA gene encoding monofunctional biosynthetic peptidoglycan transglycosylase — encoded protein: MLRNFLLRLSKLLLWLIGLSVLLVLLFRWVPPPFTALMIERKIESWRTGETIDLTRDWRPWRELPEDLKMAVIAAEDQKFADHWGFDVAAIRAALSHNERGGSLRGASTLSQQVAKNLFLWSGRSWPRKALEAWFTGLIELLWPKQRILEVYLNSVEWGDGVFGAQAAAQHHFGTGAAYLSTRQASLLAAVLPNPRQWSAGKPSSYVNNRAAWIRQQMRQLGGSHYLQRIKPDQPDWWPSWL
- a CDS encoding DUF423 domain-containing protein, translating into MIRCYLTLAALFGFTGVALGAFASHGLRDQLSTAYLAVFQTGVQYQLIHALALFGVALLALLRPSRLLTAAGTLFIIGILLFSGSLYLLTLSGIGKLGMITPIGGTAFLAGWLCLAVAGWRIRG
- the thiS gene encoding sulfur carrier protein ThiS, giving the protein MAANSMQIQLNGEPYELPAGETLADLLVRLELSGRRLAVELNRDIVPRSAHASTELSDGDHVEVVHAIGGG